ggtgtgggtgtgggtgtgtgtgggtgtgtgtgggtgtgtgtgagtgggtgtgtgtgggtgggtgtgtgtgagtgggtgtgtgtgggtgggtgtgtgtgagtgggtgtgtgtgagtgggggtgtgtgggtgggtgtgtgtgtgtgtgtgggtgtttgggtgtgtgtgtgtgtgggtgggtgtgtgtgtgggtgggtgtgtgtgtgtgtgtgggtgagcgGAGGTATTGATGTGAAACCTGTTTACATGTTTCAGAAAGATTCTCCTTCATAAATGCCATAAAATGGCAGTTTTACCGATTCCAGGTGTTGATTCCTGTCTCTGCTGTCtcttagggttgggggttagggttaggggttagggttggggttagggttagggttaggggttagggttgggggttagggttaggggttagggttaggggttagggttagggttaggggttagggttgggggttagggttggggttgggggttagggttggggtagggttggggttagggttagggttgggggttagggttgggggttagggttagggttgggggttagggttgagggttagggttggggggttagggttgggggttagggttagggttgggggttagggttgggggttagggttgggggttagggttgggggatagggttagggttgggggttagggttgggggttagggttgggggttggaggttagggttgggggttagggttgggggttagggttgggggatagggttagggttgggggttagggttgggggttggaggttagggttgggggttagggttgggggttggggttagaaagGTATTGCTCTGATGTAATTCTAGAATCTCACCTCCTTCGCTCAGCCACCTGCATCCAGAGGATGAGGCGCACACCTCCGCTGGATGAGCTTCAGCCGCCTCCATATCAGGATGAGAATGGTTCCCCTCGAATGTCCTGCACGTTGTCTGATCTGGGCGATGCCAAGTGCGACTTGTCCCACACCAGTGGAAGTCCCCACCTGTCCTTTAGCAAGTGTCCCAGTGAAGGCAGCGACGACCATGAGAGTTATTTCAACAAAGGCTACGAAGAGGACGTGCCCAGTGACAGCACAGCTGTCCTCAGTCCAGAGGTGAGCACGCCTCACCGTTGGGGAAGCTCTCGACGTTACTCTGATCGTGTTCCTTTCCTCAGGATATGTCAGCTGGTGGATCAGCAGCTCAGCTCCCTAAAGGCTATGAAGCAGATCCAGTGGCCAAATATGGAACTCTGGATGTGGTCTTTGACTTTgtgtcagaggagcagcagctgtcagtcaccatCATGGCAGTAGCAGACCTTCCTGCCCTCAAACGCACTGGCAGCGACTCCTGGCAGGTCCACCTGGTGTTGCTACCCACCAAGAAGCAGAGAGCCAAGACAGGAATCCAGAGAGGTCCGTGTCCCATCTTCACAGAGACCTTCCACTTTAGCCAGGTGGAGTCGGAGATGATCGACAACTACGCCATCCGATTCCGTCTCTACAGTCTGCGGCGGATGAAGAAGGAGAAGGTCTTTGGGGAAAAGGTGTTCTACCTCACCAAGTTCAACCTTCAGGGCAAAATGTCCATGCCGGTCATGCTGGAGCCCTGCTGTGCCCTCCCAGTAAGTCTGCACGACCTGAGTACAGCACTTCCATGCAAGCCAATGTGAACACCAAGACCAGCTCCTCTGTGGCCATTTTCTCTCGTCCTTTCACATGTTTGCAGGCTGGTGGATCACAGGTCAGCCTGTCAGATATCACCTGCAGTGAAAGCGCCTCTTCCTTCCAGTCGGTCAACCAGACCTCCACCCCGGAGATCCTGGTGGGCCTGGCCTACAACGCTACAACGGGACGACTCTCTGTGGAGATCATCAGAGGCATTCATTTCAGAAACCTGGCTGCCAATAAGCCACCCAGTAAGTCctcaaaatggcttccattgctTTTCTCTCGCCAATTCCAGGTTATGTTGTCTCGATTCCTCTTTACAAACATCCTGTTTATTAGAAGATGTGGAGGAAAGCTTGTAATTTGTCTAAGCTTCATTAACACGAGGAGGAACTATTTGCAGCGTCAGTCTGCCTGGCTGGTGCCGCCTGGCTGGTGCCGCCTGGCTGGTGCCGCCTGGCTGGTGCCGCCTGGCTGGTGCCGCCTGGCTGGTGCCGCCTGGCTGGTGCCGCCTGGCTGGTGCCGCCTGTCCAGGCCGGTCCGAGGGCTCCTGATCAGGCTCTTCATTCAGCTCAAGTTCAAAGCAAATCAACCTGTTGTTGAACTTTGTGTTGTCATCCTGCTCCTGCATCTTCTGTCTCTAACCTAACCTGTTTGCCATCTTGGTCCACCTCTCTTCTTGCCGCTGTCCCACCCTTGTTGTCAGACGGACTGTTCTGTTGCCTCAAACACTTTATAGGTGGGCAGGTTTATATAATCAGAGGTGAGTCTGTCCTTGGTCCCGTTGGGTTCTCACGCTGTCTTCATGGATGAAAAAGAGCCGTCTCTGCTACGCCAGCCCTTACTGACTACAGTAGGACATCGGTCATAATAGATaccccaaaaaacacacacacacacacgcacacacacacacaaccctgtTGATTTGCTTCTGCCCTCTGACATAAATGTATGCTCCTCATTCAAAAGCAGGGTGAATGAGAATGAGATAAAAGTGaaacaggagaggacgggcgtccctcctgtccctcctgtccccctgtccccccTGTCCCTCAGGGTTGAGGTTGCCATTCTGCAGTCTGAGCGTTCATCCATGACGATAGCCGCTGCTTGTTGTGGCCAACGTGGGTGTTTGAACGTGTCCTGTGCCGTGGTGCAGCCCCCAACACCGCCCCCCCTCTGTGGCCTGTCCccgtctgtcagtctgtcctgTCCACTCCTCGGGTTGCCTTTCTGCAACCTTGGAATTCAGCACTTCCCTCATTCACACGTCCACAACGTAGGCCGTCATTTTTGATGTGTCTCCGCTTGCAAACAgcacagaagcagaagcagagacTAAAACCTCCTCTGATTGCTGAGTTCCTTCTCCAAATATCCGGAACTCCTGGCTGCTGGCACGTGTCCATACTGTCTTAGCTGTCTTCCCTCACAATTCAACCTTGTGTCTTTGACTCAAATCGTCACATCTGGTCACACAAATGACAAATCTGCTTTGTGCAAAATGCTCACGAAGGCCTCGATTGACTTCAGGCGGCTCCCAAAGAGCCGGCGAACGTTTCAAAGGCACATTTCCATCACTGGGAAACAGCACGGATGCCACAAGTCGAGCTAATCACCAGCCGCAGCCCCTCACATTTAGCAACAGTAGCACAGAGCCGCTGACCACTTCAGACAGCCACCGCTCCGCAGCCATTCAGCCGCACTCAAAGAGCAAATCAAGGCTATTTTTTCCTCTGTGCTTTTATGTGAAAGAGAGCAGCTGAATGTGTGATGTGAAGCGGCGAGCCGAGCGTGGAGGCAGCTGGCACTCCACCGCGTGAAAGACTTGGCAATTCAGTGCTCATTCTGGCTGGTAGACGGAGCAGAATACGGGGCCCGTTTGTGGCGCGTGGTGGCAGACGAGGGGCCAAACGCTCCCGCAGCCCTCGACGTTCCACGTCTTCACGTCGGGTTCCGCTGCTGTTTTCAGTTTAAATCAATGAGGTTTGTTCAGGGTGCTTTTCAGGAGGAGCCCAAATTTCCAAGCAAACGGGGGCATCGGGCGTGACAGAAGCTTGGAAATGTCACGTGGAGCATAATtaaagtcatgtgacctgtgaaAAGCCAATTCGATTGTTTATTGTGGAAGAGCGGATTTTTCTGGATACGACTGATTGGGCCCATCGTCAAAGACACTTCCatgcgttagcattagcgttagcattagcgttagcattagcgttagcattagcatgcgtTTGGGAAAAGTGTCGCTTGTTTGCAGATCAAGTGTGTAGCCGATCCTGACAGCTCTTAAAATAATAGTAACTGTGACGCTCATGTCCCTGGAATCAGAGACACAAGGTCCAGAAGGCCTTCACCCAGGTGAGCAGTGCCAGGGGTTCGCTAACAAACCAGCAGGTGACGGCAGGTCGGAGACGAAGATGGGCTTAATACAAGACAGGGGTGGGGACAATGAGACACAGGCgtcagctgatcacagctgaTCACAAAggagggacagaggacaggaagagacaagaGACCCGACCAAAGGAACACAGAGAACGTCAACAGACCAAAGCAGAAGAACTGCTGGGGGACCTTAGCCAATCACTTCAATCTTCAACGTTAACTCCATATTTCAGGTTAGATGTGCAGTTGTTGCATAGCAACAAGAGCAGAGTAGCCGACAGGCCTGAATTCATTAACGCTTCAACCCTGAGAGAGCGCCCAGAGCAGACGTGAGCATTTTGCACAAACGATATGAGATGAAACCTTTGGTTGTGCTTGGCTctccctaacccaaccctaaccctaacggtcGGCTCCCACTGCTCGCAGATACATACGTCAAGCTGACCTTACTGAACTCCATGGGCCACCAGATGTCCAAGTGTAAGACGTCCATCTGCCGAGGACAGCCCAACCCCACCTTCAAAGAGACCTTTCTCTTCCAGGTCGCCCTTTTCCAGCTGTCGGACGTGACGCTCATCCTGTCCGTCTACAGTAGACGCAGCATGAAGCGTAAAGAGATGATTGGCTGGATTTCCCTGGGCCTCAACAGCTctggggaggaggagctgaCCCACTGGACCCTGATGAAAGAGTCTAAAGGACAGCAGGTCTGCCGTTGGCACAGTCTGTTGGAGTCCTAACGGCACGGCGACAGGCGGCATGCTGCTCGGACTGGGCTCACTAACCTGGAGACTCTGCTGGGATGTGTGAGGGATGTTCAGGGACATGAAAGGAGGCCGTTGATGGTTGAATTTGGCCTTTTTCACTCTATCACTCTATCTCTAATCCAGGGTGTCTCACTGCAGATGTGGCCACTCCTGTCAGCTCTTTTTGCCTTATGTTAATGGCTTTGCCTCACGTGGCCATGATTCTTCTATGTTCTTCTTGTGGTTGATGTCTAGGTGTCGGCCTACGTGGAAGCTGCACCTTCTTCCTGGTGTAGCTAGTAATCACTTTGACGTCGTGTGAGGGTGCTAAGGTTTAGATTTAGATTAGATGGTGAAATTCATACTTCACCCGATCATCTCACTCAACACCTGTGATTCATTTACAAGGTTCTTTCCCAAAGGACAGAGGGTGCTAACCAGGGCAGCGttggctaaagctaaagctttCCCTGGTTTTGCTGGAGAGACACAAGTGGACACAAATATGTCTGCAGTTCAGTCCTGAAGGAACGAAGAAGAGACGTGGACGTGAGGACAACTGCAACACACCTCCCCAAACTTCcccgcagcagctccagctgtggaaCCATCTGCTTCTTAACGCTGTGGACAGAAGGTGGTGCTACTCAGGTGTGCTTCAGGTGTGGACGCCCAGTGTCACTGCCAAGCACACGGACCTGCAGCCCTCAGCCTTAAAGAAGCAAACGCCACGTGCACGTTGACGGAGGGGCGGAGCACGTTGCTGTATTCTTACTGCCACCTCCTCACTTGCTTTCATTTACAGACCAGAGAAAATGCACATAAGCTTTACTGTGCACGTGCTTGTGATGAAAGCCAGCTTTGTGTTTGCctcgtgcgcatgtgtgcgcgcatgtgtgtgatggatggagggctACGCTAAAGGGGCGTTATTCAGGGTGTGACCGTTTCTGAGTTCATAACTGGGAGTTACTCATCATCTTACACATCAATGTTTTCTCAGCTATTTGTGATGTTTGTATCCAGCAGTTGAATCGTGATTTAAATGCTAACGAAGCTTCAGCAGGTTTCTGGGTGGACGGCTGGTTTGAGATCATCCCACAGTCTCCATCCAGAAGCTTCAGCAGGTTTCTGGGTGGACGGCTGGTTTGAGATCATCCCACAGTCTCCATCCAGAAGCTTCAGCAGGTTTCTGGGTGGACGGCTGGTTTGAGATGATCCCACAGTCTCCATCCAGAAGCTGTCGGCAGGTTTCTGGGTGGACGGCTGGTTTGAGATGATCCCACAGTCTCCATCCAGAAGCTTCAGCAGGTTTCTGGGTGGACGGCTGGTTTGAGATGATCCCACAGTC
Above is a genomic segment from Takifugu rubripes chromosome 2, fTakRub1.2, whole genome shotgun sequence containing:
- the syt14a gene encoding synaptotagmin-14 isoform X5 — its product is MLMTLLFWFLNNKLALENPASLQCLDDFRKKAALPDKVYSDADLQGSSSDSEGELMGQYQEAVTRSQGLQGGAKAAAHPKPTGGFRWGGRQKYSRLTADHGGYSSEASADDATCIQRMRRTPPLDELQPPPYQDENGSPRMSCTLSDLGDAKCDLSHTSGSPHLSFSKCPSEGSDDHESYFNKGYEEDVPSDSTAVLSPEDMSAGGSAAQLPKGYEADPVAKYGTLDVVFDFVSEEQQLSVTIMAVADLPALKRTGSDSWQVHLVLLPTKKQRAKTGIQRGPCPIFTETFHFSQVESEMIDNYAIRFRLYSLRRMKKEKVFGEKVFYLTKFNLQGKMSMPVMLEPCCALPAGGSQVSLSDITCSESASSFQSVNQTSTPEILVGLAYNATTGRLSVEIIRGIHFRNLAANKPPNGLFCCLKHFIGGQVYIIRDTYVKLTLLNSMGHQMSKCKTSICRGQPNPTFKETFLFQVALFQLSDVTLILSVYSRRSMKRKEMIGWISLGLNSSGEEELTHWTLMKESKGQQVCRWHSLLES
- the syt14a gene encoding synaptotagmin-14 isoform X3 — translated: MAIDVSPEVLGFLTAIGLFIMLMTLLFWFLNNKLALENPASLQCLDDFRKKAALPDKVYSDADLQGSSSDSEGELMGQYQEAVTRSQGLQGGAKAAAHPKPTGGFRWGGRQKYSRLTADHGGYSSEASADDATCIQRMRRTPPLDELQPPPYQDENGSPRMSCTLSDLGDAKCDLSHTSGSPHLSFSKCPSEGSDDHESYFNKGYEEDVPSDSTAVLSPEDMSAGGSAAQLPKGYEADPVAKYGTLDVVFDFVSEEQQLSVTIMAVADLPALKRTGSDSWQVHLVLLPTKKQRAKTGIQRGPCPIFTETFHFSQVESEMIDNYAIRFRLYSLRRMKKEKVFGEKVFYLTKFNLQGKMSMPVMLEPCCALPAGGSQVSLSDITCSESASSFQSVNQTSTPEILVGLAYNATTGRLSVEIIRGIHFRNLAANKPPNGLFCCLKHFIGGQVYIIRDTYVKLTLLNSMGHQMSKCKTSICRGQPNPTFKETFLFQVALFQLSDVTLILSVYSRRSMKRKEMIGWISLGLNSSGEEELTHWTLMKESKGQQVCRWHSLLES
- the syt14a gene encoding synaptotagmin-14 isoform X1, with protein sequence MAIDGGERNCGVHELICVRKVSPEVLGFLTAIGLFIMLMTLLFWFLNNKLALENPASLQCLDDFRKKAALPDKVYSDADLQGSSSDSEGELMGQYQEAVTRSQGLQGGAKAAAHPKPTGGFRWGGRQKYSRLTADHGGYSSEASADDATCIQRMRRTPPLDELQPPPYQDENGSPRMSCTLSDLGDAKCDLSHTSGSPHLSFSKCPSEGSDDHESYFNKGYEEDVPSDSTAVLSPEDMSAGGSAAQLPKGYEADPVAKYGTLDVVFDFVSEEQQLSVTIMAVADLPALKRTGSDSWQVHLVLLPTKKQRAKTGIQRGPCPIFTETFHFSQVESEMIDNYAIRFRLYSLRRMKKEKVFGEKVFYLTKFNLQGKMSMPVMLEPCCALPAGGSQVSLSDITCSESASSFQSVNQTSTPEILVGLAYNATTGRLSVEIIRGIHFRNLAANKPPNGLFCCLKHFIGGQVYIIRDTYVKLTLLNSMGHQMSKCKTSICRGQPNPTFKETFLFQVALFQLSDVTLILSVYSRRSMKRKEMIGWISLGLNSSGEEELTHWTLMKESKGQQVCRWHSLLES
- the syt14a gene encoding synaptotagmin-14 isoform X6, whose product is MAIDGGERNCGVHELICVRKVSPEVLGFLTAIGLFIMLMTLLFWFLNNKLALENPASLQCLDDFRKKAALPDKVYSDADLQGSSSDSEGELMGQYQEAVTRSQGLQGGAKAAAHPKPTGGFRWGGRQKYSRLTADHGGYSSEASADDATCIQRMRRTPPLDELQPPPYQDENGSPRMSCTLSDLGDAKCDLSHTSGSPHLSFSKCPSEGSDDHESYFNKGYEEDVPSDSTAVLSPEDMSAGGSAAQLPKGYEADPVAKYGTLDVVFDFVSEEQQLSVTIMAVADLPALKRTGSDSWQVHLVLLPTKKQRAKTGIQRGPCPIFTETFHFSQVESEMIDNYAIRFRLYSLRRMKKEKVFGEKVFYLTKFNLQGKMSMPVMLEPCCALPAGGSQVSLSDITCSESASSFQSVNQTSTPEILVGLAYNATTGRLSVEIIRGIHFRNLAANKPPSRPFPAVGRDAHPVRLQ
- the syt14a gene encoding synaptotagmin-14 isoform X2, which codes for MAIDGGERNCGVHELICVRKVSPEVLGFLTAIGLFIMLMTLLFWFLNNKLALENPASLQCLDDFRKKAALPDKVYSDADLQGSSSDSEGELMGQYQEAVTRSQGLQGGAKAAAHPKPTGGFRWGGRQKYSRLTADHGGYSSEASADDATCIQRMRRTPPLDELQPPPYQDENGSPRMSCTLSDLGDAKCDLSHTSGSPHLSFSKCPSEGSDDHESYFNKGYEEDVPSDSTAVLSPEDMSAGGSAAQLPKGYEADPVAKYGTLDVVFDFVSEEQQLSVTIMAVADLPALKRTGSDSWQVHLVLLPTKKQRAKTGIQRGPCPIFTETFHFSQVESEMIDNYAIRFRLYSLRRMKKEKVFGEKVFYLTKFNLQGKMSMPVMLEPCCALPAGGSQVSLSDITCSESASSFQSVNQTSTPEILVGLAYNATTGRLSVEIIRGIHFRNLAANKPPNGLFCCLKHFIDTYVKLTLLNSMGHQMSKCKTSICRGQPNPTFKETFLFQVALFQLSDVTLILSVYSRRSMKRKEMIGWISLGLNSSGEEELTHWTLMKESKGQQVCRWHSLLES
- the syt14a gene encoding synaptotagmin-14 isoform X4, with translation MAIDGGERNCGVHELICVRKVSPEVLGFLTAIGLFIMLMTLLFWFLNNKLALENPASLQCLDDFRKKAALPDKVYSDADLQGSSSDSEGELMGQYQEAVTRSQGLQGGAKAAAHPKPTGGFRWGGRQKYSRLTADHGGYSSEASADDATCIQRMRRTPPLDELQPPPYQDENGSPRMSCTLSDLGDAKCDLSHTSGSPHLSFSKCPSEGSDDHESYFNKGYEEDVPSDSTAVLSPEDMSAGGSAAQLPKGYEADPVAKYGTLDVVFDFVSEEQQLSVTIMAVADLPALKRTGSDSWQVHLVLLPTKKQRAKTGIQRGPCPIFTETFHFSQVESEMIDNYAIRFRLYSLRRMKKEKVFGEKVFYLTKFNLQGKMSMPVMLEPCCALPAGGSQVSLSDITCSESASSFQSVNQTSTPEILVGLAYNATTGRLSVEIIRGIHFRNLAANKPPNTYVKLTLLNSMGHQMSKCKTSICRGQPNPTFKETFLFQVALFQLSDVTLILSVYSRRSMKRKEMIGWISLGLNSSGEEELTHWTLMKESKGQQVCRWHSLLES